In a genomic window of Gossypium arboreum isolate Shixiya-1 chromosome 9, ASM2569848v2, whole genome shotgun sequence:
- the LOC108457304 gene encoding uncharacterized protein LOC108457304, whose product MAGIDVSKYAHCAVHKAVATKDYAGLKRILAALPHLGNPTEIQTEAASLAEEEKADAISAVIDRRDAPNRDTPLHLAVKLGDETATEMLMCAGADWSLQNEQGWSALQEAICNREEAIAMIIVRHYPPLAWAKWCRRLPRLVGTMRRMRDFYMEITFHFESSVIPFISRIAPSDTYKIWKRGANLRADMTLAGFDGFRIQRSDQSILFLGDGSEDGKVPPGSLCMISHKDREVINAFDGAGSLATDEEVRQEVAAMSQTNIFRPGIDVTQAVLLPQVTWRRQEKTEMVGAWKAKVYDMHNVVVSIKSRRVPGAMTDDEFFAASNGNETESEELDEILTEDERRQLEVALKLDSSEISNENGDGIIGHRHSCYESREIPIEETNGYKSVETKQEKKGWFGGWRKREPKHEAQRKIVPPRSSLSVDEKVSDLLGDSPSGNQIKPGRHSVEIVARDDHRRTRDSRTTSTSSESGNRCKEIGRENEYKKGLRPVLWLSPNFPLQTEELLPLLDILANKVKAIRRLRELLTTKLPVGTFPVKVAIPVVPTIRVLVSFTKFEELQPVDEFSTPPSSPSVGRESPAVTHVTGSSWFQWIKAPYHRPSSSNHSHNKIENLQDPFAIPQDYTWITAEAKKKKMQEKSKSKKGKSQNHLK is encoded by the exons ATGGCGGGTATTGATGTTTCTAAGTATGCACATTGTGCTGTGCACAAGGCTGTTGCTACAAAGGATTATGCTGGTCTTAAGAGGATACTCGCGGCGCTCCCACATCTTGGGAATCCGACTGAGATTCAAACTGAAGCAGCCTCATTGGCTGAGGAAGAGAAGGCTGATGCGATCTCTGCCGTGATTGATCGGCGCGATGCTCCTAACAGGGATACTCCTCTTCACTTAGCTGTTAAGCTTGGTGATGAAACTGCAACCGAAATGCTTATGTGTGCTGGTGCTGATTGGAGTTTGCAAAATGAACAAGGATGGAGTGCACTCCAAGAAGCGATTTGTAATCGGGAAGAAGCTATTGCTATGATTATTGTTCGGCATTACCCGCCATTGGCATGGGCAAAATGGTGTAGGAGGTTGCCTCGCTTGGTGGGAACTATGCGAAGGATGAGAGACTTTTACATGGAAATCACATTCCATTTTGAGAGTTCCGTGATACCTTTCATTTCCAGGATTGCTCCTTCGGATACATATAAGATTTGGAAGAGGGGTGCAAATCTGAGAGCTGATATGACTTTGGCTGGATTTGACGGATTCAGAATTCAACGTTCAGATCAGAGTATTCTTTTCCTTGGTGATGGTTCCGAGGACGGGAAGGTTCCTCCTGGATCACTATGTATGATCTCTCATAAGGATAGAGAGGTGATAAATGCTTTCGATGGTGCTGGTTCTCTAGCAACTGATGAAGAGGTTCGACAAGAAGTGGCTGCAATGTCTCAAACTAATATATTCAGGCCTGGTATAGATGTGACACAGGCAGTTCTTTTGCCACAAGTAACATGGAGGAGACAAGAGAAAACTGAAATGGTGGGTGCTTGGAAGGCTAAGGTGTACGATATGCACAATGTTGTTGTTAGCATCAAATCTAGGAGGGTGCCTGGTGCCATGACTGATGATGAGTTCTTTGCAGCTTCCAATGGAAATGAAACAGAAAGTGAGGAGCTTGATGAGATCTTGACAGAAGATGAAAGGAGACAACTTGAAGTTGCTCTTAAGTTGGATTCTTCAGAAATATCCAATGAGAACGGGGATGGCATTATTGGTCATCGCCATAGTTGTTATGAGTCCAGGGAAATCCCTATCGAAGAGACCAATGGTTATAAAAGTGTAGAGACTAAGCAGGAGAAGAAAGGATGGTTTGGTGGATGGAGGAAACGGGAGCCGAAGCATGAAGCGCAGAGGAAGATTGTGCCACCTAGAAGTTCTCTTTCTGTAGATGAGAAGGTGAGCGACTTGCTTGGAGACTCTCCATCTGGGAATCAGATAAAACCTGGTAGGCATTCTGTGGAGATTGTGGCAAGGGATGATCATCGGAGGACAAGAGATTCACGAACAACTTCCACTAGTTCAGAAAGTGGTAATCGGTGCAAGGAGATTGGTCGGGAGAATGAGTATAAGAAAGGGTTGAGGCCTGTTCTTTGGCTTTCTCCAAACTTCCCGCTGCAAACTGAAGAACTCCTGCCATTGCTAGACATTCTTGCAAATAAAGTCAAGGCAATTCGTCGGTTAAGGGAACTGCTCACTACAAAGCTTCCAGTTGGAACCTTCCCTGTCAAG GTTGCAATCCCAGTGGTTCCAACAATCAGGGTCTTGGTTTCTTTCACCAAGTTTGAAGAACTACAGCCAGTGGACGAGTTCTCTACACCCCCTTCAAGCCCCAGTGTTGGGCGAGAAAGCCCTGCAGTGACACATGTGACAGGTTCATCCTGGTTTCAGTGGATAAAGGCACCGTATCATCGGCCGAGCTCATCCAATCATAGCCACAACAAGATAGAAAATCTTCAAGATCCATTTGCAATACCCCAAGATTATACATGGATCACAGCTGAAGCAAAGAAAAAGAAGATGCAAGAGAAGAGCAAATCAAAGAAAGGTAAGAGTCAGAACCATTTGAAGTGA
- the LOC108456317 gene encoding uncharacterized protein LOC108456317 isoform X2 — MEEAAGNNNNHDELQLSIDKISNGGGTNVSHIEPNPTLKSNLKKTTTAAADDNDGEGELMKTERRKVSWPDAHGKDIAHVREFEPR; from the exons ATGGAAGAAGCAGCTGGTAATAATAACAATCATGATGAATTACAGTTAAGCATCGACAAGATCAGCAATGGCGGTGGGACTAATGTCTCCCACATTGAACCAAACCCAACTCTCAAGAGTAATCTGAAGAAAACAACTACAGCAGCAGCAGATGATAATGATGGAGAGGGTGAGTTAATGAAGACTGAAAGGAGGAAAGTAAGTTGGCCAGATGCTCATGGAAAAGATATTGCACATGTTCGAGAGTTTGAGCCAAG ATGA
- the LOC108454263 gene encoding uncharacterized protein LOC108454263 isoform X2, translating into MNRIFATKAGSDVYRLRIPWRPFSNDAAPLLSSQNAGNPEKGSEAKQYDIAIVGGGMVGLALACSLASRPLTRHLNVAIIDSNPALGRKHFIKKEDLPDPRVSTITPATISFFKDIGAWQFVEQHRHAYFDKMQVWDYTGLSYAKYNARDADKEVLGCVVENKVLLSSLLSRVQETVLPKKIYPSRLSSMSILPNSSSSEVDSTLSMTALFTHGRLAKLELEDGNSLYAKLVVGADGGKSRVRELAGFRTTGWNYSQNAIICTVEHDVENHCAWQRFLPSGPLALLPIGDKFSNIVWTMSPKESSEFKSITEDNFLKAVNHALDYGYGPHPTPSILGSSDLFSWLKGGISKSANDCFETPPKVVKLASERMAFPLSLRHANDYASKRVALIGDAAHTVHPLAGQGVNLGFGDASTLSSVISEGIAVGTDIGEVSLLKKYEADRKPANVMMMAVLDGFQKAYSVDFGPLNILRAAAFHGAHHISPLKKSIISYASGEMRLPLFA; encoded by the exons ATGAACAG GATTTTTGCAACAAAAGCTGGCTCAGATGTTTATAGATTGAGAATTCCTTGGAGGCCATTTTCTAATGATGCTGCCCCACTATTATCTAGCCAAAATGCTGGAAACCCtgaaaaa gGGAGTGAAGCTAAACAATATGACATTGCAATTGTTGGAGGTGGCATGGTTGGCCTGGCCCTCGCTTGTTCCTTAG CTAGTAGACCGTTAACAAGACACTTGAATGTTGCCATCATCGATAGCAATCCGGCTTTGGGGAGAAAACACTTCATTAAGAAAGAAGACCTCCCTGACCCAAGGGTCAGTACAATAACGCCTGCGACTATATCTTTCTTTAAAG ATATTGGTGCTTGGCAATTTGTTGAGCAGCATCGACATGCCTACTTTGATAAGATGCAG GTTTGGGACTATACTGGTTTAAGTTATGCAAAATACAATGCTAGGGATGCAGACAAAGAAGTACTCGG GTGCGTTGTGGAAAATAAGGTGCTACTTAGTTCTCTGCTGTCACGTGTGCAG GAAACAGTTTTGCCAAAGAAAATATACCCATCAAGATTGAGTTCAATGTCTATACTACCAAATTCTTCATCCTCGGAAGTTGACAGCACGTTATCGATGACAGCATTGTTTACTCATGGGCGTTTAGCAAAGTTAGAACTGGAGGATGGGAATAGCCTATACGCAAAGTTGGTG GTAGGAGCAGATGGGGGCAAATCACGAGTTAGGGAGTTAGCAGGATTCAGAACAACAGGATGGAACTACTCACAGAATGCCATCATATGTACAGTTGAACATGATGTAGAAAACCATTGTGCCTGGCAGAGGTTTCTACCTTCTGGTCCGCTTGCTCTTCTGCCAATAGGTGATAAGTTTAGCAATATCGTTTGGACTATGAGCCCGAAAGAGTCATCAGAGTTTAAATCAATAACCGAAGATAACTTTCTGAAAGCTGTAAATCATGCTCTGGATTATGGTTATGGTCCTCATCCTACACCAAGCATATTGGGTAGTTCAGACTTATTTTCTTGGCTTAAAGGAGGTATCTCCAAGTCTGCTAATGATTGCTTTGAAACCCCACCAAAAGTAGTCAAATTGGCCTCTGAAAGAATGGCTTTCCCATTATCCTTAAGGCATGCCAATGACTATGCGTCAAAGCGCGTTGCTCTAATTGGCGATGCAGCTCACACTGTACATCCTTTGGCAGGCCAAGGAGTTAATTTGGGTTTTGGAGATGCATCTACTCTTTCCAGTGTCATTTCTGAGGGCATTGCAGTAGGAACGGACATCGGGGAG GTATCACTACTGAAGAAATACGAAGCGGATCGAAAACCAGCGAATGTGATGATGATGGCAGTACTGGATGGTTTTCAAAAGGCATACTCAGTTGATTTTGGTCCATTGAACATTTTAAGAGCTGCTGCATTTCATGGGGCTCACCATATTTCACCACTTAAAAAGAGCATCATCTCGTATGCCTCGGGGGAGATGAGATTGCCACTATTTGCCTAA
- the LOC108454263 gene encoding uncharacterized protein LOC108454263 isoform X1, whose amino-acid sequence MNRIICYNNRIFATKAGSDVYRLRIPWRPFSNDAAPLLSSQNAGNPEKGSEAKQYDIAIVGGGMVGLALACSLASRPLTRHLNVAIIDSNPALGRKHFIKKEDLPDPRVSTITPATISFFKDIGAWQFVEQHRHAYFDKMQVWDYTGLSYAKYNARDADKEVLGCVVENKVLLSSLLSRVQETVLPKKIYPSRLSSMSILPNSSSSEVDSTLSMTALFTHGRLAKLELEDGNSLYAKLVVGADGGKSRVRELAGFRTTGWNYSQNAIICTVEHDVENHCAWQRFLPSGPLALLPIGDKFSNIVWTMSPKESSEFKSITEDNFLKAVNHALDYGYGPHPTPSILGSSDLFSWLKGGISKSANDCFETPPKVVKLASERMAFPLSLRHANDYASKRVALIGDAAHTVHPLAGQGVNLGFGDASTLSSVISEGIAVGTDIGEVSLLKKYEADRKPANVMMMAVLDGFQKAYSVDFGPLNILRAAAFHGAHHISPLKKSIISYASGEMRLPLFA is encoded by the exons ATGAACAG GATTATCTGCTATAATAATAGGATTTTTGCAACAAAAGCTGGCTCAGATGTTTATAGATTGAGAATTCCTTGGAGGCCATTTTCTAATGATGCTGCCCCACTATTATCTAGCCAAAATGCTGGAAACCCtgaaaaa gGGAGTGAAGCTAAACAATATGACATTGCAATTGTTGGAGGTGGCATGGTTGGCCTGGCCCTCGCTTGTTCCTTAG CTAGTAGACCGTTAACAAGACACTTGAATGTTGCCATCATCGATAGCAATCCGGCTTTGGGGAGAAAACACTTCATTAAGAAAGAAGACCTCCCTGACCCAAGGGTCAGTACAATAACGCCTGCGACTATATCTTTCTTTAAAG ATATTGGTGCTTGGCAATTTGTTGAGCAGCATCGACATGCCTACTTTGATAAGATGCAG GTTTGGGACTATACTGGTTTAAGTTATGCAAAATACAATGCTAGGGATGCAGACAAAGAAGTACTCGG GTGCGTTGTGGAAAATAAGGTGCTACTTAGTTCTCTGCTGTCACGTGTGCAG GAAACAGTTTTGCCAAAGAAAATATACCCATCAAGATTGAGTTCAATGTCTATACTACCAAATTCTTCATCCTCGGAAGTTGACAGCACGTTATCGATGACAGCATTGTTTACTCATGGGCGTTTAGCAAAGTTAGAACTGGAGGATGGGAATAGCCTATACGCAAAGTTGGTG GTAGGAGCAGATGGGGGCAAATCACGAGTTAGGGAGTTAGCAGGATTCAGAACAACAGGATGGAACTACTCACAGAATGCCATCATATGTACAGTTGAACATGATGTAGAAAACCATTGTGCCTGGCAGAGGTTTCTACCTTCTGGTCCGCTTGCTCTTCTGCCAATAGGTGATAAGTTTAGCAATATCGTTTGGACTATGAGCCCGAAAGAGTCATCAGAGTTTAAATCAATAACCGAAGATAACTTTCTGAAAGCTGTAAATCATGCTCTGGATTATGGTTATGGTCCTCATCCTACACCAAGCATATTGGGTAGTTCAGACTTATTTTCTTGGCTTAAAGGAGGTATCTCCAAGTCTGCTAATGATTGCTTTGAAACCCCACCAAAAGTAGTCAAATTGGCCTCTGAAAGAATGGCTTTCCCATTATCCTTAAGGCATGCCAATGACTATGCGTCAAAGCGCGTTGCTCTAATTGGCGATGCAGCTCACACTGTACATCCTTTGGCAGGCCAAGGAGTTAATTTGGGTTTTGGAGATGCATCTACTCTTTCCAGTGTCATTTCTGAGGGCATTGCAGTAGGAACGGACATCGGGGAG GTATCACTACTGAAGAAATACGAAGCGGATCGAAAACCAGCGAATGTGATGATGATGGCAGTACTGGATGGTTTTCAAAAGGCATACTCAGTTGATTTTGGTCCATTGAACATTTTAAGAGCTGCTGCATTTCATGGGGCTCACCATATTTCACCACTTAAAAAGAGCATCATCTCGTATGCCTCGGGGGAGATGAGATTGCCACTATTTGCCTAA
- the LOC108456317 gene encoding uncharacterized protein LOC108456317 isoform X1: MEEAAGNNNNHDELQLSIDKISNGGGTNVSHIEPNPTLKSNLKKTTTAAADDNDGEGELMKTERRKVSWPDAHGKDIAHVREFEPSVSDDGELEGVRRSCVCVIQ; this comes from the exons ATGGAAGAAGCAGCTGGTAATAATAACAATCATGATGAATTACAGTTAAGCATCGACAAGATCAGCAATGGCGGTGGGACTAATGTCTCCCACATTGAACCAAACCCAACTCTCAAGAGTAATCTGAAGAAAACAACTACAGCAGCAGCAGATGATAATGATGGAGAGGGTGAGTTAATGAAGACTGAAAGGAGGAAAGTAAGTTGGCCAGATGCTCATGGAAAAGATATTGCACATGTTCGAGAGTTTGAGCCAAG TGTGTCAGATGATGGGGAGCTGGAAGGGGTTAGGAGGTCTTGCGTTTGTGTCATTCAATGA
- the LOC108454059 gene encoding uncharacterized protein LOC108454059 isoform X1, whose product MDAAAPPRLVYCGVDPVRFSSPRSNRVSIRTRTRPVLAVATDPKPTRKTPSQSSPSNNNVNGSSKSSLPKKSVNGVSTRMGDVSQEIKRVRAQMEENEDLAILMRGLRGQNLRDSQFADDNIQLRLVEVDESSEFLPLAYDPASISAYWGKRPRAVATRIIQLLSVAGGFLSRLAMDVVNKKVKENEVARAIELREIVTSLGPAYIKLGQALSIRPDILSPVAMMELQKLCDKVPSFPDDIAMALIEEELGQPWQEIYSELSSSPIAAASLGQVYKGRLKENGDLVAVKVQRPFVLETVTVDLFIIRNLGLVLRKFPQISIDVVGLVDEWAARFFEELDYINEGENGQLFSEMMRKDLPQVVIPRTYQKYTSRKVLTTEWIEGEKLSQSTESDVGELVNVGVICYLKQLLDTGFFHADPHPGNLIRTPDGKLAILDFGLVTKLTDDQKYGMIEAIAHLIHRDYPEIVKDFVKLDFIPEGVNLEPILPVLAKVFDQALEGGGAKNINFQDLASDLAQITFDYPFRIPPYFALIIRAIGVLEGIALVGNPDFAIVDEAYPYIAQRLLTDESPRLRNALRYTIYGKSGVFDAERFIDVMQAFENFITAAKSGGGENLNGDMAELGLLQRQADISFPRFLPSESQSKQPVQTRAALGFLLSEKGNFFREFLLDEIVKGIDALSREQLVQIMSVLGVRNAAPVFSLVPTVGPFKPAGLLPSITEEDRVILNNVQKILEFLTAGSSISTSSSQGVNVAQVIQELLPVLPGISARVLPELISRLSSRVLARLIRDTFL is encoded by the exons AGGATGGGAGACGTTTCACAGGAAATAAAAAGAGTGAGAGCacaaatggaagaaaatgaagatTTGGCTATACTAATGAGAGGACTTCGTGGCCAAAATTTACGGGATTCACAGTTTGCTGATGACAATATTCAGCTTCGGTTGGTTGAG GTTGATGAAAGCAGTGAGTTCTTACCTTTGGCATATGATCCGGCTAGCATCTCAGCATACTGGGGGAAACGGCCTCGTGCTGTTGCAACTCGTATCATACAGTTACTATCTGTTGCTGGGGGTTTCCTCTCACGCTTGGCTATGGATGTGGTAAACAAGAAGGTGAAAGAG AATGAAGTGGCTAGAGCTATTGAATTAAGGGAAATTGTTACCTCTTTGGGCCCAGCGTATATAAAGCTTGGGCAAGCATTGAGCATTCGACCGGATATACTTTCTCCTGTTGCCATGATGGAGCTGCAAAAGCTTTGTGATAAG GTTCCTTCATTTCCAGATGACATAGCAATGGCTCTTATTGAAGAGGAACTTGGTCAGCCATGGCAAGAAATCTACTCTGAACTTTCCTCTTCGCCAATAGCTGCTG CATCTCTTGGACAAGTGTATAAAGGACGCTTGAAAGAGAATGGAGATCTGGTTGCTGTCAAAGTGCAGAGGCCTTTTGTTCTTGAGACAGTGACTGTTGATTTGTTCATCATAAGAAACTTGGGTTTGGTGCTCCGAAAGTTTCCTCAG ATCTCGATAGATGTGGTTGGATTGGTTGATGAATGGGCTGCACGATTCTTTGAGGAGCTAGATTATATTAACGAGGGTGAAAATGGACAACTCTTTTCTGAAATGATGCGTAAGGACCTTCCACAG GTTGTTATACCAAGGACTTATCAGAAATACACATCAAGGAAGGTTCTTACTACAGAGTGGATCGAAGGAGAGAAGCTATCACAAAGTACAGAAAGTGATGTTGGTGAATTGGTCAATGTTGGAGTGATATGCTACCTAAAGCAG TTGCTTGACACCGGGTTTTTCCATGCTGACCCACATCCTGGGAATTTGATCCGTACTCCTGATGGAAAGCTAGCCATACTCGACTTTG GTCTCGTGACAAAATTAACTGATGACCAGAAGTATGGAATGATTGAAGCAATTGCTCATCTTATCCACCGGGACTATCCAGAAATAGTTAAGGATTTTGTTAAACTTGATTTCATTCCTGAGGGGGTTAATTTAGAGCCAATCTTGCCCGTTCTGGCAAAGGTTTTTGATCAAGCACTTGAGGGTGGGGGTGCAAAAAACATCAACTTTCAGGACCTGGCATCAGATTTGGCGCAGATAACATTTGATTATCCATTTAGGATACCTCCTTATTTTGCTCTTATAATTAGGGCAATTGGGGTGTTGGAAGGAATAGCTTTAGTGGGGAATCCTGATTTTGCTATCGTGGATGAGGCCTATCCTTATATTGCACAG AGACTGCTCACTGATGAATCCCCGCGGCTAAGGAATGCTTTGCGTTATACAATATACGGGAAATCAGGTGTTTTTGATGCTGAAAGATTCATTGATGTGATGCAAGCCTTTGAGAATTTCATAACTGCAGCAAAAAGTGGAGGTGGGGAGAATTTGAATGGGGATATGGCTGAACTAGGTCTTCTACAAAGGCAAGCAGATATTTCCTTCCCTAGATTTCTGCCAAGTGAATCTCAATCAAAGCAACCTGTTCAAACAAGAGCGGCCTTAGGATTTCTACTGTCTGAGAAGGGAAATTTTTTCCGAGAATTTCTTCTTGATGAG ATTGTGAAGGGCATTGATGCACTTAGCAGGGAACAGTTGGTTCAAATAATGTCAGTGTTGGGAGTAAGAAATGCTGCCCCAGTGTTTAGCTTGGTTCCAACAGTTGGACCCTTCAAACCAGCAGGACTTTTGCCTTCAATAACCGAGGAAGACAGAGTTATACTGAATAATGTCCAAAAAATTCTCGAATTCTTAACAGCGGGAAGTTCAATATCAACGTCATCAAGTCAG GGTGTAAATGTTGCTCAGGTTATCCAGGAATTGCTTCCAGTGTTGCCAGGCATATCTGCCAGGGTTCTTCCTGAGTTGATTAGCCGGTTATCGTCTCGCGTGTTAGCACGTTTAATCCGGGATACATTTTTGTAA